A window of Ignisphaera sp. contains these coding sequences:
- a CDS encoding TldD/PmbA family protein: protein MIDVERIIEKGIRRAEGLGASEVEIYVVDEYSTALSTTMKGFEGIRRGSTLTADVRIAIGKKVTVQGAIISTENDLDNLIEKAISIAKIVPEDPQWVSLTRDYGYTQVCDIVDERVRHMDETSSIELLRRAIELPKEVDARAYTTLAEVELSYIRKWIGNSYEKPLSYDKTSFYFAIDVKAVENGYESSYHSYYIAPTLREFDMNEFIKNAVEVAVSTIRSKPIDTGSYNVIFMPQVLASILRTLIVPALRADQVQKNRSPLAKKLFSQVLSEEITIIDDGVAPNMIRSAPFDDEGVTMKRKTVIDKGVLLTYLYDTYTAYIDNQESTGNAVRHGLASPPIPDATNIILLPGTSSIENIVNDLKEAIVVYATIGEWLSNSVNGNLGATVVNAVYFKNGTPLHGVKGVTISGNIHNLLDRDLVAVSRDIELVGNMLVPAICSKNVAIAGK from the coding sequence ATGATCGATGTAGAGAGGATTATTGAGAAAGGTATAAGAAGAGCAGAAGGACTTGGTGCATCTGAAGTAGAGATATATGTTGTTGATGAGTATTCTACAGCTCTTTCAACAACAATGAAGGGTTTTGAGGGTATCCGGAGAGGTAGTACTCTGACAGCTGATGTAAGGATAGCTATAGGCAAAAAGGTTACAGTCCAAGGAGCTATTATCTCTACTGAAAATGATCTAGATAACTTAATCGAGAAAGCGATATCCATAGCAAAGATAGTACCTGAAGATCCTCAGTGGGTTTCTTTAACGAGAGACTATGGATATACACAAGTATGTGATATAGTTGATGAAAGGGTTAGACACATGGATGAAACCAGCTCAATAGAGCTATTGAGGAGAGCTATAGAGTTACCTAAAGAGGTAGATGCAAGAGCATATACAACTTTAGCTGAGGTTGAATTATCGTACATACGTAAATGGATAGGTAATAGTTATGAGAAACCTTTATCTTATGATAAAACATCGTTTTATTTCGCAATAGATGTGAAGGCTGTAGAAAACGGTTACGAGAGTTCTTACCATAGCTACTATATAGCTCCAACATTAAGAGAATTCGATATGAATGAGTTTATAAAGAATGCTGTAGAAGTAGCAGTATCAACCATTAGGTCAAAACCTATAGATACGGGTAGCTATAACGTTATCTTTATGCCTCAGGTGCTAGCTTCAATTCTTAGGACACTTATAGTACCAGCCTTAAGAGCAGATCAGGTTCAGAAGAATAGATCACCACTAGCCAAGAAGTTGTTTAGCCAAGTTCTATCAGAAGAGATAACTATTATAGATGATGGTGTTGCACCAAATATGATACGTTCTGCACCGTTTGACGATGAAGGTGTGACAATGAAGAGAAAAACTGTTATTGATAAAGGTGTGTTACTAACGTATCTATATGACACCTATACAGCCTACATAGATAACCAGGAATCTACAGGAAATGCTGTTAGACATGGACTAGCATCACCACCTATACCAGATGCAACAAACATTATACTCCTCCCAGGTACCTCATCAATAGAAAATATCGTTAATGATCTCAAAGAAGCTATAGTTGTGTATGCTACAATAGGTGAATGGCTCTCTAATTCTGTAAACGGTAATCTAGGTGCAACAGTAGTGAACGCAGTATATTTCAAAAATGGTACACCATTGCATGGAGTTAAAGGTGTAACAATCTCTGGAAACATACATAACCTTCTCGATAGAGACCTCGTGGCAGTTTCAAGAGACATAGAGCTTGTTGGAAACATGCTGGTACCTGCTATATGCTCTAAAAATGTAGCTATAGCCGGTAAGTAG
- a CDS encoding TldD/PmbA family protein, whose translation MNEIGYELAEEILNEVLGRGVQEAVVRIHEKVTEGVVFDNGKLKVCSFSRVSGIGIAVYMGGSIGYGYTTRFDRESILRVVDEAVSFARNLYRESLETCELKSMTTKKDVYRVPYNINPLDADIEQKISLLEKLNRESLSVEGIVSAITRYGFERDRRITVSSFGAKVDVEVVAVGISHTVVAKHVDTVERVSDQKTFIGGYEYIEKYDWYNFITEINNLAVKTAQAPAVKPGVYTVVIDNDLIGLLLHEAFGHASEGDVVYANMSVLKDRVGEVVANENVSIVDEGVVPGGYPVPYDDEGFAKEKTYIVKNGILINYLHSILTAKKLGYTTTGNARAQDVSYYPLVRQTNLYMLPGNADIDELFEGIKYGIYLKGRSAGGGQVNPSVGTFTFGVGPSYTIRNGEVSELVRNAIVSGNILDVLKDVEIVSKDLKIETSVFGGCGKNGQSVHVGFGGPHIRVKKLVVGAR comes from the coding sequence GTGAATGAGATAGGGTATGAATTAGCTGAAGAGATTCTTAATGAAGTTCTTGGTAGGGGTGTTCAAGAGGCTGTTGTTAGAATCCATGAGAAAGTTACTGAAGGTGTTGTATTTGATAATGGAAAGTTGAAGGTTTGTTCATTTTCTAGGGTTAGCGGTATAGGCATAGCTGTATATATGGGAGGTTCTATAGGCTATGGATACACAACGAGATTTGATAGAGAAAGTATTCTGAGAGTTGTAGATGAGGCAGTATCTTTTGCTAGGAATTTGTATAGAGAATCGCTAGAAACTTGTGAATTAAAGAGCATGACTACTAAGAAAGATGTATATAGAGTTCCATATAATATAAATCCGTTGGATGCAGATATAGAACAAAAGATATCTCTTTTAGAGAAACTGAATAGGGAGTCCCTGAGTGTAGAGGGTATAGTTTCTGCTATAACGAGATATGGTTTTGAAAGAGATAGAAGGATTACTGTATCTAGTTTTGGTGCTAAAGTTGATGTAGAGGTAGTAGCTGTAGGTATTTCTCATACTGTTGTAGCTAAACATGTCGATACAGTTGAAAGAGTCTCCGACCAAAAAACATTCATAGGCGGATATGAATATATAGAGAAATACGATTGGTATAACTTCATTACCGAGATAAACAATCTTGCAGTAAAAACAGCGCAAGCTCCTGCAGTAAAACCTGGTGTATATACCGTTGTTATAGATAACGATCTCATAGGGCTTCTCCTGCATGAAGCATTTGGACACGCTTCTGAAGGAGATGTGGTCTACGCCAATATGTCTGTACTTAAGGATAGGGTAGGCGAGGTAGTAGCAAACGAGAATGTATCTATAGTAGATGAAGGTGTTGTTCCAGGAGGATATCCTGTTCCATACGATGATGAGGGTTTTGCTAAAGAAAAAACATATATAGTAAAGAACGGTATCCTTATCAATTACCTCCATAGCATTTTAACAGCTAAAAAGCTAGGCTATACGACTACAGGCAATGCTAGAGCTCAAGATGTATCCTACTACCCTCTAGTTAGACAAACAAATTTGTACATGCTTCCTGGTAATGCAGATATAGATGAGCTCTTCGAAGGTATAAAATACGGGATATATTTGAAAGGAAGAAGCGCTGGAGGAGGACAGGTTAATCCTAGTGTAGGTACATTTACGTTTGGTGTAGGACCATCATATACTATCAGGAACGGTGAGGTATCGGAACTTGTTAGAAATGCCATAGTTAGTGGAAATATTCTGGATGTGCTTAAGGATGTCGAGATAGTGAGTAAAGATCTAAAGATAGAGACCTCGGTATTTGGTGGATGTGGTAAAAATGGTCAATCAGTTCACGTAGGTTTTGGAGGTCCACATATAAGGGTTAAGAAGCTGGTGGTGGGAGCAAGATGA
- a CDS encoding pyrroline-5-carboxylate reductase dimerization domain-containing protein, whose amino-acid sequence MNIGIIGIGRLGTALIKGIIRGGIDPGSVNVYDLSREALEGVRTLGVNICSSAVDVYMSSTVIIIAVKPQDVVNVIKTFPQTVDKNKIVVSVAAFVPLKVLEKHLKHVNVYRAMPNIAVEVNKGFIALAPSDRINDTVEKLFKIVGDTVWVNEELLDLLTIVSASTPAIVVELIDAFILAALKAGVPYGIAKRATLSVFQGVGKLCEYRDLSSVRDSVITPRGTTISLVEKIYMYEVKSRLMKALIDSIEEYLDRLKKYRENIEN is encoded by the coding sequence ATGAACATAGGGATTATCGGTATAGGAAGACTTGGTACAGCTCTCATAAAAGGGATAATCCGTGGCGGTATAGATCCAGGTAGTGTAAATGTGTATGATTTGTCTAGAGAAGCTCTAGAAGGTGTGAGAACCTTAGGTGTAAACATATGTAGTAGTGCTGTAGATGTATATATGAGTTCTACCGTAATTATCATTGCTGTTAAACCACAAGATGTTGTAAACGTTATCAAAACATTTCCTCAAACAGTTGACAAAAACAAGATCGTTGTATCTGTAGCTGCCTTCGTCCCCCTTAAGGTTTTAGAGAAACATCTGAAACACGTGAATGTCTATAGAGCTATGCCTAATATAGCTGTGGAAGTCAATAAAGGTTTCATAGCTTTAGCTCCTAGCGATAGAATAAACGATACTGTCGAGAAACTGTTTAAAATTGTTGGTGATACTGTATGGGTTAACGAGGAATTATTAGATCTACTTACAATAGTCTCTGCATCTACGCCTGCAATAGTTGTTGAACTTATTGATGCATTCATACTAGCTGCACTAAAGGCTGGTGTACCCTATGGTATCGCTAAGAGAGCCACATTATCGGTTTTTCAAGGCGTTGGGAAACTTTGTGAATATAGAGACCTTAGCTCAGTTAGAGATTCTGTTATAACTCCTAGAGGAACTACCATAAGTCTTGTGGAGAAGATATATATGTATGAAGTAAAGAGTAGGCTAATGAAGGCGCTTATAGATTCTATTGAAGAATATCTGGATAGGTTAAAGAAGTATAGAGAAAATATCGAAAATTGA
- a CDS encoding iron-sulfur cluster loop, translating to MPLIDLEKIRNVSKALTSVDIKPMDLYDTRFYPNKNESLDKVLMYFIVMVAMDHRLSRPGKQYRAFIYGEELHGADLLYRLGMKMYNEKLEFFDPRNLVKIEPRDIVSWLTIGSATPPDPDVRSLLLQDLGLKMLKLFDGDPVNLLIVSENRLRKEDGDGFLELLKIFKAYQDPVEKKGMLLAKFLSYRGILNIVDVCNKRVAVDNHLTRIAIRLGIVDLEKRYIEKIQNMIPIEREEDIVIRYNVREAYRYLSEYSNVDPFHLDDILWNLGRSICIKVKPLCEMCYFKSVCRAYLENVYLDEPMYFDTWYY from the coding sequence ATGCCCCTTATAGACTTAGAGAAAATTCGAAATGTGTCAAAAGCATTAACATCTGTAGATATAAAGCCTATGGATTTATACGACACTAGATTCTATCCCAACAAAAATGAGTCTTTAGATAAAGTGCTTATGTATTTCATAGTTATGGTGGCTATGGATCATAGACTTAGTAGACCTGGTAAACAATATAGAGCTTTTATATATGGTGAAGAGCTTCATGGAGCAGATCTCCTCTATAGACTAGGAATGAAGATGTATAACGAAAAACTTGAATTTTTTGATCCCAGAAATCTGGTCAAGATAGAGCCTCGAGATATAGTGTCATGGCTAACTATAGGAAGTGCTACTCCCCCCGACCCAGATGTGAGATCCCTGCTTTTACAGGATCTAGGTCTAAAGATGTTGAAGTTATTTGATGGAGATCCTGTAAATCTGCTTATTGTTTCTGAAAATCGGTTAAGAAAAGAAGATGGTGATGGATTTCTAGAGCTCCTCAAGATATTCAAAGCATATCAGGATCCTGTCGAGAAGAAGGGGATGCTTTTAGCTAAATTCCTCAGTTATAGAGGTATCCTCAATATAGTCGATGTGTGTAATAAGAGGGTAGCTGTAGACAATCATTTAACGCGGATAGCCATTAGATTAGGTATAGTAGATCTTGAGAAAAGATACATCGAAAAGATACAGAACATGATACCCATCGAGAGAGAGGAAGATATAGTCATAAGGTATAATGTGAGAGAGGCCTACAGATACTTATCTGAATACTCTAATGTAGATCCATTCCATCTCGATGATATTCTATGGAATCTAGGTAGATCAATATGCATTAAAGTTAAACCTTTATGTGAAATGTGCTACTTCAAGAGCGTATGTAGAGCTTATCTAGAGAATGTGTATCTAGATGAACCGATGTACTTCGATACATGGTATTATTGA
- a CDS encoding ATPase domain-containing protein, with protein sequence MVRENKVLAISTSNEELDNRLGGGIPIPSLILIEGDHGTGKSVLAQQITYGALRNNMNVYYITTENTVKDFLLQTKRLSMDMTSFFFKGKLKIFPVHIEGAKWAKRVAKYLLDIVGEFMLRTVDYWDLMVIDSFSVLAVYASINDVLDFISRAKNITSRGKVTVFVVHPEALTDDIMIRLRSECDGYIRLKPYSVGGMIIKVMEVVKLRGALGPVDSMIAFDVDPAFGIKIIPISLAKA encoded by the coding sequence ATGGTTAGAGAAAACAAGGTTCTCGCAATTTCAACAAGTAACGAAGAACTGGACAACAGGCTTGGAGGAGGTATACCGATACCATCACTCATACTCATCGAAGGTGACCATGGCACTGGTAAAAGCGTTCTAGCTCAGCAAATAACATATGGAGCTCTGAGAAACAACATGAATGTCTACTACATCACAACAGAAAACACAGTTAAAGATTTTCTACTTCAAACAAAAAGACTAAGTATGGATATGACAAGCTTCTTCTTCAAAGGTAAGCTAAAGATATTTCCCGTCCATATAGAGGGTGCTAAATGGGCTAAGCGTGTAGCTAAATACCTCCTAGATATCGTTGGAGAATTTATGCTTAGAACTGTAGACTACTGGGACCTAATGGTTATAGACTCTTTTTCTGTTTTAGCAGTATATGCCTCTATAAACGATGTACTAGACTTCATATCCCGAGCCAAGAACATTACCTCGCGAGGAAAGGTTACGGTATTCGTGGTTCATCCAGAAGCATTAACAGATGACATAATGATTAGATTGAGAAGCGAATGTGATGGATACATAAGGTTGAAGCCCTACAGCGTAGGAGGAATGATCATCAAGGTTATGGAGGTTGTGAAACTTAGAGGTGCTTTAGGACCTGTGGACAGTATGATAGCATTTGATGTAGATCCTGCCTTTGGTATCAAGATCATACCGATATCTCTTGCAAAAGCATGA
- a CDS encoding type II/IV secretion system ATPase subunit: protein MSLQTVTISEKVKDALKKAPYVVRYIKNIEKSIGFPNILDVSELSYDLKKLRNVNLMYHIGEGIFIHIYMPPQGTVSGYRKYVVIEPPSPHPRLLESIEIRLADVITEKDNVEDIEERKKLILSKLDSIIRIVDTPVNYGSLKSGTKTIQVYRADYEYLRYHIAKDKIGLGVLEPFIKDIWIEDITCRGMGFIYLFHKIFGPLETNIEFKTTEELDSFVIKLAERIGKPVSHARPIVDATLPDGSRINIVYGGDVSLHGSNFTIRKFSKIPISVTQLIAWNTLDVKIAAYLWMLLNNSMSGFICGETASGKTTLLNAISAFIPPTYKVVSIEDTAEVQLPHLNWVRELTRDTGSKESSVTMFDLLRAALRQRPNYIIVGEIRGVEAAIAFQAMQTGHPVLSTFHAASVERVVQRLTGEPIKIPKSFMDNLNFVTIQSAVWRGGIMLRRVISVNEIIGYDPEVDSIIYVPVFTWDPVRDVFVFRGEGASYLLENKIAVMRGISRINMRQIYEELNMRARFLDLMVKKKILNYFDVWNTIIKTYEIGLETALNRLERGSLT, encoded by the coding sequence TTGTCTCTACAAACAGTAACAATTAGTGAGAAAGTTAAAGACGCTTTAAAGAAAGCACCTTATGTTGTACGATACATCAAAAATATTGAAAAGAGTATAGGTTTCCCCAATATTCTTGATGTCTCTGAACTTAGTTACGATTTAAAGAAGCTACGAAATGTGAATCTGATGTACCATATAGGTGAAGGGATCTTTATACATATCTATATGCCTCCTCAAGGAACTGTTAGCGGATACAGAAAATATGTTGTTATTGAGCCACCTTCTCCTCACCCAAGATTGCTGGAGTCAATCGAGATAAGGCTTGCCGATGTTATAACCGAGAAAGATAATGTTGAAGATATTGAAGAAAGGAAAAAACTCATATTATCAAAACTAGACAGCATTATAAGAATCGTTGATACACCAGTAAATTACGGTTCATTAAAAAGTGGTACAAAGACTATTCAAGTCTATAGAGCAGATTACGAATACCTTAGGTACCATATCGCGAAAGATAAAATAGGTCTAGGTGTTCTCGAACCATTCATAAAGGATATCTGGATAGAAGATATAACCTGTAGAGGTATGGGCTTCATATACCTTTTCCACAAAATCTTTGGTCCTCTCGAAACCAATATAGAGTTCAAAACTACTGAAGAACTTGATTCTTTCGTAATTAAACTTGCTGAAAGAATAGGGAAACCTGTATCTCATGCAAGACCAATAGTTGATGCAACTCTTCCAGATGGTTCAAGAATAAATATTGTCTATGGAGGGGATGTGAGTCTCCATGGGAGTAATTTCACGATTAGGAAATTCAGTAAAATACCCATAAGTGTAACTCAATTAATAGCATGGAACACACTAGATGTAAAGATTGCTGCTTATCTATGGATGCTCCTCAACAATAGTATGAGCGGCTTCATATGTGGTGAAACAGCTTCAGGAAAAACCACATTACTCAACGCTATATCAGCTTTCATTCCACCGACGTACAAAGTTGTATCTATAGAGGATACAGCAGAAGTACAGCTACCTCATCTCAATTGGGTAAGAGAATTAACTAGAGATACAGGTTCTAAAGAGTCTTCAGTAACAATGTTTGATCTACTTAGAGCTGCTTTAAGACAGAGACCCAACTACATAATTGTTGGCGAGATTAGAGGAGTAGAAGCAGCTATAGCTTTTCAAGCTATGCAGACGGGTCATCCAGTACTATCAACATTTCATGCAGCAAGTGTTGAAAGAGTTGTTCAAAGATTAACAGGTGAGCCGATCAAGATCCCCAAGAGCTTTATGGATAATCTGAACTTTGTTACAATACAGTCAGCTGTATGGAGAGGCGGGATAATGCTTAGGAGAGTTATTAGTGTTAACGAGATTATTGGTTACGATCCTGAGGTAGACTCGATAATCTATGTACCTGTATTCACGTGGGATCCTGTTAGAGATGTTTTTGTATTTAGAGGTGAGGGTGCAAGTTATCTTTTGGAGAACAAGATAGCGGTAATGCGCGGTATCTCTAGAATCAATATGAGGCAGATATACGAGGAACTAAATATGCGGGCGCGGTTCTTAGACTTAATGGTTAAGAAAAAGATATTAAATTATTTTGATGTATGGAACACCATTATAAAGACATATGAAATTGGATTGGAAACAGCTTTGAATCGTCTTGAAAGAGGTTCACTGACTTAA
- a CDS encoding type II secretion system F family protein produces the protein MPSLAKIRPLLITISLVVVGIFLPFPYNFSMIIISPLPVILWYILIVLRRKGITAVVDEDMLYLVTHMYGVSTGRPPHEKLFNLYNVSGTTYKTYTHILARISNLAKRWGYGFVNAVKHQAKYVTNVVFKDFLLRLSEAINVGEDLELFLQMEQDTLTATYEADYTRVLEAIKILLGIYTAAMSSSIFINVNLILLSMLFLGDIQIVVISFIASVIMLGLLVLLIRKSLPKQDIVHDMPINLRERKMYRYLLTISIALSIALGTYIYYVFRKECYVLIATGLCLLLPGFIGRKIENKVKNIENFFAVFIRSLGLAYTSLRNYVASLRSILRTEFGELTKPIQRLYARLRNGVDRKIAMYYFIGETGSEAVRKGMDIFYDSVEAGGDPAKVGQMISILTQRLVNLRKQREQIARAFQGTIYVLHVLMVALTEFVFTLVIILHELISTMSGTPYQILPVTILPLDMLMFVKIGLIFIITPLNAFAMQFARGGFVGAAWLHTSILLILSGATLLISSTFSQSIFAVLNIEDIMVAVGPG, from the coding sequence ATGCCTTCACTAGCTAAGATTAGACCATTACTAATAACCATATCTCTTGTTGTTGTAGGGATATTCCTACCTTTTCCATATAACTTCAGTATGATAATTATATCACCTCTACCTGTTATCCTCTGGTACATCCTTATAGTATTGAGAAGAAAAGGTATAACAGCAGTAGTTGATGAAGATATGCTCTATCTTGTTACCCATATGTATGGTGTTTCTACAGGTAGACCCCCACATGAAAAGCTTTTCAATCTATACAATGTTTCTGGAACTACATATAAAACCTATACCCATATATTAGCTAGAATATCTAATCTAGCTAAACGGTGGGGTTACGGATTCGTTAATGCTGTTAAACATCAAGCCAAATACGTTACCAACGTGGTATTCAAAGACTTTTTGCTCAGGCTCTCTGAAGCTATAAATGTTGGTGAAGATCTAGAGCTGTTTCTCCAGATGGAGCAAGATACTCTAACGGCAACCTATGAAGCTGACTATACTAGGGTGCTAGAGGCTATAAAGATCCTTCTAGGTATATACACCGCCGCAATGTCCTCGTCTATATTCATTAACGTGAACCTCATACTGCTTTCTATGCTCTTTCTCGGTGATATACAAATAGTTGTGATATCATTTATAGCTTCTGTAATTATGTTGGGTCTGCTGGTATTATTGATAAGGAAGTCTTTGCCAAAACAAGATATCGTGCACGATATGCCTATAAATCTTAGGGAGAGAAAAATGTATAGGTATCTGCTAACGATATCTATAGCTCTTAGCATTGCATTAGGTACCTACATATACTATGTGTTTAGAAAGGAATGCTATGTATTGATAGCTACAGGCTTATGCCTACTTCTGCCGGGATTCATTGGCAGAAAAATAGAGAATAAGGTTAAGAATATCGAAAACTTTTTTGCGGTATTCATAAGGAGCTTGGGATTAGCCTATACGTCCTTAAGGAACTATGTAGCTTCTCTCAGAAGCATCCTTAGAACAGAATTTGGTGAACTTACAAAACCTATTCAGAGACTTTATGCAAGACTTAGAAATGGTGTGGATAGAAAAATAGCTATGTACTACTTTATTGGTGAAACAGGGAGTGAGGCTGTTAGAAAGGGTATGGACATATTCTACGATTCTGTTGAAGCAGGTGGAGATCCAGCTAAAGTAGGGCAGATGATAAGTATTTTGACTCAGAGACTCGTTAACTTGAGGAAACAGAGAGAACAGATCGCTAGAGCTTTTCAAGGAACGATCTACGTGCTTCACGTTCTTATGGTAGCTCTAACGGAATTCGTCTTCACACTAGTTATAATTCTCCATGAACTTATCTCGACTATGTCTGGAACACCTTATCAGATACTCCCCGTCACAATACTACCTCTAGATATGCTTATGTTCGTGAAAATAGGTCTTATATTCATTATAACACCGTTGAATGCTTTCGCTATGCAGTTCGCTAGAGGAGGTTTCGTGGGAGCAGCATGGCTCCACACATCGATTCTGCTGATACTTAGTGGAGCAACATTGCTTATATCCTCAACGTTCTCTCAATCGATTTTCGCTGTACTAAATATAGAGGATATAATGGTTGCCGTAGGTCCAGGCTAG
- a CDS encoding dolichol kinase: MLPTVTAEELIYDILKAIPLFIYIVFLVRFVTKHLYNFMISKGLKHNVAVYFNRKIIHMMSGGIVALLVPLLFIEPFVPMFFAYLLAIAIYLPHRSRRITSWFQTEDNIYEVNFCVAWGTSIFVLWILTGDPWIAILPALAISFGDAVTGLVRNIVFGYRTKHWVGNIAMAIVMMPIGYVFSGLIGSLAMGIASIVERIEINPVDDNIFITLAVTAIIAIIYLLTL; the protein is encoded by the coding sequence GTGCTACCTACTGTAACAGCTGAGGAACTGATATACGATATTTTAAAAGCTATTCCTTTGTTCATATATATAGTATTTTTAGTGCGTTTCGTTACAAAGCATCTCTACAACTTTATGATCTCTAAAGGCTTAAAACATAATGTTGCTGTATACTTCAATAGAAAGATCATACACATGATGAGTGGAGGTATTGTTGCACTCCTTGTACCGCTATTATTCATCGAGCCTTTTGTCCCGATGTTTTTTGCATATCTATTGGCTATTGCTATATATCTACCACATAGATCCAGAAGGATAACGAGCTGGTTTCAAACTGAAGACAATATATATGAAGTTAATTTCTGTGTAGCTTGGGGAACATCGATATTCGTTTTATGGATCTTAACTGGAGATCCGTGGATAGCCATTCTACCTGCTCTAGCTATATCTTTTGGTGATGCTGTTACAGGTTTGGTCAGAAACATAGTCTTTGGATATAGAACGAAACACTGGGTGGGGAACATAGCCATGGCTATCGTTATGATGCCTATAGGCTATGTATTCTCAGGATTGATAGGTTCTCTAGCTATGGGTATAGCATCAATTGTAGAAAGAATAGAAATAAATCCCGTAGACGATAACATCTTTATAACACTTGCAGTAACAGCTATAATAGCTATAATCTATCTCCTCACACTATAA
- a CDS encoding RidA family protein, protein MSKEVIYTDKAPKPVGPYSQAVKIGPWLFISGQIPIDPSTGHVIEGDIKSQTRRVLENIKSILEACNYSLKDVVKVTVYLTDLSDLQDFNTIYSLYFDKEPPARTTVQVSALPRSVKVEIDVIAYRE, encoded by the coding sequence ATGTCTAAAGAGGTGATATACACAGACAAAGCACCAAAACCTGTAGGACCTTATTCGCAGGCAGTAAAGATAGGACCATGGCTATTTATCTCAGGTCAGATACCCATAGATCCCTCCACGGGTCATGTTATCGAAGGAGATATAAAGAGTCAAACACGAAGAGTTCTAGAGAATATAAAGTCGATACTTGAGGCATGCAATTATTCACTTAAGGATGTAGTCAAGGTCACAGTATATCTGACCGATTTGAGCGATCTTCAGGACTTCAATACCATTTATAGTCTCTACTTCGATAAGGAGCCACCGGCTAGAACAACAGTACAGGTGTCGGCATTACCTCGGAGCGTAAAGGTAGAAATCGATGTTATAGCATATAGAGAATAG
- a CDS encoding acylphosphatase — translation MACLKIYIKGVVKGVGYLAYIYIQAKKLDVKGYARYLSDDFVEVIAIGSEDAINKLVDRLKYHDTMAIVNDVKINECDIVATSMEDFEVYFN, via the coding sequence ATGGCGTGTTTAAAGATATATATTAAAGGTGTTGTTAAAGGAGTAGGGTATCTAGCTTATATCTATATACAGGCCAAAAAACTTGATGTAAAAGGATACGCTCGTTATCTTAGCGATGATTTTGTAGAGGTTATAGCTATAGGTAGTGAAGATGCTATAAATAAGTTAGTAGATAGGTTGAAATATCATGATACCATGGCCATAGTAAATGATGTTAAGATTAATGAGTGTGATATTGTGGCAACTAGTATGGAGGATTTTGAGGTATACTTTAACTAG